The proteins below are encoded in one region of Paracoccus methylovorus:
- a CDS encoding site-specific DNA-methyltransferase, whose translation MQIELIAVENLTPYARNARTHSPDQIAQIAASIAEFGFTNPILIGEDRVIIAGHGRLMAAQRLGLAEVPVIRLAHLSEVQRRALVIADNRIAENAGWDEELLRSELTALQGLDFDLDLVGFSDDELADLLGDAEASGFGAVPEEEEDGIPDLPEDPVTRPGDIWILGDHRLFCGDSTDAAAVARLMDGQRATLLFTSPPYGQQRVYGAAKEKVSDWDRLMQGVFAAAPVSEDAQLLVNLGLVHRDSEWIPYWDAWIQWMRTQGWRRFGWYVWDQGPGLPGDWNGRYAPAHEFVFHFNRVPRRPNKTVESKHAGEVLGGGGLRAADGTVSAKHGAGNAIQSHRIPDSVIRVMRHKGAIAGGAHPAVFSVRLAEEMIAAWSDPGDLLFEPFTGSGSQLIAATNLGRICFGMELDPAYCDVAVRRWQLMTGETATHAETGASFEAETATRKALAA comes from the coding sequence ATGCAGATCGAGCTGATCGCGGTCGAAAACCTGACCCCTTACGCCCGCAATGCCCGCACCCATTCGCCGGATCAGATCGCCCAGATCGCCGCCTCGATTGCAGAGTTCGGCTTCACCAACCCGATCCTGATCGGCGAGGACAGAGTGATCATCGCCGGTCACGGGCGGCTGATGGCCGCGCAGCGCCTCGGGCTGGCCGAGGTGCCGGTGATCCGGCTGGCGCATCTGAGCGAGGTTCAGCGCCGGGCGCTGGTCATTGCCGACAACCGCATCGCCGAGAACGCGGGTTGGGATGAGGAACTGTTGCGATCCGAGCTGACAGCGCTGCAGGGGCTGGATTTCGACCTCGATCTGGTCGGATTCTCGGATGACGAGCTGGCCGATCTGCTCGGAGACGCCGAGGCATCGGGTTTCGGCGCCGTTCCGGAAGAAGAAGAAGACGGCATCCCTGACCTGCCAGAGGATCCTGTCACTCGCCCCGGCGATATCTGGATCCTTGGCGATCACCGGCTGTTTTGCGGCGACAGCACGGATGCGGCGGCGGTCGCGCGGCTGATGGACGGGCAGCGCGCCACGCTCCTCTTCACCTCGCCGCCTTATGGCCAGCAGCGCGTTTACGGCGCGGCGAAGGAGAAGGTCAGCGATTGGGACCGGCTGATGCAGGGCGTGTTCGCGGCGGCGCCGGTGAGCGAGGATGCGCAGCTGCTGGTCAATCTCGGGCTGGTGCATCGCGACAGCGAATGGATTCCATATTGGGACGCATGGATCCAGTGGATGCGGACGCAGGGCTGGCGCCGCTTCGGCTGGTATGTCTGGGATCAGGGGCCCGGCCTGCCCGGCGACTGGAACGGGCGCTATGCCCCGGCGCATGAGTTCGTCTTCCATTTCAATCGGGTGCCACGGCGGCCGAACAAGACGGTGGAGAGCAAGCATGCCGGCGAGGTGCTTGGCGGCGGCGGGTTGCGCGCGGCCGATGGCACGGTGAGCGCCAAGCACGGCGCCGGCAACGCGATCCAAAGCCACCGCATCCCCGACAGCGTGATCCGGGTGATGCGCCACAAGGGCGCTATTGCCGGCGGCGCGCATCCGGCGGTGTTCTCGGTCAGGCTTGCCGAGGAGATGATCGCCGCCTGGAGCGATCCGGGCGATCTGCTCTTTGAGCCGTTCACCGGCTCCGGGTCGCAACTGATCGCGGCGACGAACCTCGGGCGCATCTGTTTCGGGATGGAACTGGACCCGGCCTATTGCGACGTCGCGGTGCGGCGCTGGCAGCTGATGACGGGCGAGACCGCCACCCATGCAGAGACCGGCGCGAGCTTCGAGGCAGAGACTGCGACGCGCAAGGCGCTGGCGGCATGA
- a CDS encoding DNA cytosine methyltransferase, whose protein sequence is MHDLVVSSPGLPAGAADACLFGVSLCSGAGGLELGITLAVPGYRTVGYVERDAFAAAVLVARMEDAALDPAPLWDDIASFDGRPWRGAVDIVTAGYPCQPFSVAGKRRGADDPRHLWPHVARIIGEINPPFVFLENVAHHLRLGFPEVASGLVGLGYRLAAGLFTAAEVGAPHRRERLFILAIREGDELADPARLLGDPLERRQPDRNAAPLADADGNGWVQTECRQPPGGRSDPRGRPVDDADGTRPQGRGEHIGEHAGERAAWPPGPGDTDGWRRYLAIAPDAEPAIRRGADGLAHRVDRLRLCGNGVVPLVAAYALRTLAAQLLADG, encoded by the coding sequence TTCGGCGTGTCGCTGTGCTCCGGCGCGGGCGGGCTCGAGCTGGGAATCACCCTCGCCGTCCCCGGCTATCGAACTGTGGGTTACGTCGAGCGGGACGCCTTCGCGGCGGCCGTGCTCGTGGCGCGGATGGAAGATGCGGCCCTGGATCCAGCGCCTCTCTGGGACGATATTGCCAGCTTCGACGGCCGCCCATGGCGCGGCGCGGTGGATATCGTCACTGCCGGATATCCGTGCCAGCCGTTCAGCGTGGCGGGCAAGCGCCGGGGCGCGGACGATCCCCGCCACCTCTGGCCCCATGTCGCCCGCATCATCGGCGAAATCAACCCGCCCTTCGTCTTTCTCGAAAATGTCGCCCATCATCTCCGCCTCGGCTTTCCCGAAGTCGCCAGCGGACTGGTCGGTCTGGGCTACAGGCTTGCGGCAGGCCTCTTCACTGCGGCGGAAGTCGGTGCGCCCCATCGGCGCGAGCGGCTGTTCATCCTCGCCATCCGCGAAGGCGACGAGCTGGCCGACCCCGCGCGCCTGCTCGGGGATCCGCTCGAGCGGCGGCAACCGGACAGAAATGCTGCGCCTCTGGCCGACGCCGATGGCAACGGATGGGTGCAAACCGAGTGCCGGCAACCGCCGGGCGGCCGATCTGACCCACGCGGGCGCCCTGTGGATGACGCCGACGGCACGCGACCACAAGGACGGGGCGAGCACATTGGCGAACACGCCGGTGAACGGGCTGCTTGGCCGCCAGGTCCTGGTGACACCGATGGCTGGCGGCGATACCTCGCCATCGCCCCGGACGCTGAACCCGCTATTCGTCGAGGCGCTGATGGGCTGGCCCACCGGGTGGACCGGCTTCGGCTCTGTGGCAACGGCGTGGTCCCCCTGGTTGCAGCGTATGCGCTCAGAACTCTGGCAGCTCAGCTGCTGGCCGATGGATGA